In the genome of Amaranthus tricolor cultivar Red isolate AtriRed21 chromosome 15, ASM2621246v1, whole genome shotgun sequence, one region contains:
- the LOC130800618 gene encoding F-box protein SKIP5, with translation MVSIAEQEQTNPISASKTIGLAKMSHKQKIKNKWRRLSRHSSTSPDSPINTLDDGCLMHIFSFLSPIPDRYNTALVCHRWRFLACHPRLWLRVDRTMKDDSEPGVFLSIDAAVSAAKPGDTILIAAGGIHITSNIQIKKPLCLIGGGELPEETTLLCSRGSDSALELLSTCKITNLTVKAELGCCLLHRSGRLIIDSCNLQCETNPLDYLSFPIVSTANGPKNSPSSVSLLAHGDGVTVSRTRIEGGAKAVLTIGTLVLQHVRVIYGRSSVLFWFEVEHQ, from the exons ATGGTTTCCATAGCAGAACAGGAGCAAACAAACCCTATTTCTGCTTCTAAAACTATAGGTTTAGCTAAAATGAGCCATAAGCAGAAGATCAAGAACAAATGGAGAAGGCTTTCAAGACATTCATCCACTTCTCCAGATTCCCCAATCAACACTTTGGATGATGGTTGTCTAATGCACATTTTCAGTTTTCTTTCTCCTATTCCTG ATCGTTATAACACGGCCCTCGTTTGCCACAGATGGCGTTTCTTGGCATGTCACCCACGCCTATGGTTGCGAGTTGACCGGACTATGAAGGATGATTCCGAACCTGGTGTATTCCTCAGTATTGATGCTGCTGTCTCTGCTGCAAA GCCTGGTGATACAATCTTGATTGCAGCTGGAGGAATCCATATTACATCTAATATTCAGATTAAGAAGCCCCTTTGCCTG atTGGTGGAGGTGAGCTTCCTGAAGAAACAACTCTTCTTTGTTCTCGGGGTTCTGACAG TGCACTGGAGTTACTTTCCACCTGTAAGATCACGAATCTGACTGTAAAGGCGGAGCTCGGTTGCTGCTTACTCCATAGAAGTGGGAGGCTGATAATTGACAGTTGCAACCTGCAGTGTGAAACAAATCCTCTGGATTATCTATCATTCCCAATAGTGAGCACAGCCAACGGGCCAAAAAATTCGCCATCATCCGTTTCCCTATTGGCTCACGGAGACGGTGTTACTGTTTCTCGCACTCGTATTGAAGGTGGTGCTAAGGCAGTTTTAACCATTGGCACCTTGGTATTGCAGCATGTACGAGTCATTTATGGTCGTAGTTCTGTACTTTTCTGGTTTGAAGTCGAGCATCAGTGA